From the genome of Gemmatimonas phototrophica, one region includes:
- a CDS encoding CsgG/HfaB family protein yields MPTFLLLVLAALGFAPTAMSSAVAPVRKSVAVLNFDNNTGKADYDHLGQGLAAMMTTDLAAVDDIQLLERQRLADVTKEIDAQRSGYFDSTTAVKVGRLTGAEYIVVGALAAVDPQLRIDTRIVRVQTGAIVKSARVTGKQEEFFDLQQRLVKQLVKDLGIALTPESEAKLDARQASNRIDELDAMVRLSNAMSLADAGDYGSATMKIAPVVAMYPNSTFVKMTADEIKRRASRASETKAKTKINEGVNKLIKKKWPPA; encoded by the coding sequence ATGCCCACCTTCCTGCTCCTCGTGCTCGCCGCCCTCGGGTTCGCCCCCACTGCCATGTCCTCGGCGGTGGCCCCGGTCCGGAAGAGTGTCGCCGTACTCAATTTCGACAACAATACCGGCAAGGCCGATTACGATCACCTTGGCCAGGGGCTGGCGGCCATGATGACCACCGATCTGGCGGCGGTTGATGACATCCAATTACTCGAGCGCCAGCGCCTGGCCGATGTCACCAAGGAAATTGACGCCCAGCGGTCAGGCTATTTCGACTCCACCACTGCCGTCAAAGTAGGGCGCCTTACCGGCGCCGAGTACATCGTGGTCGGCGCGTTGGCCGCTGTTGATCCGCAGCTGCGTATCGATACTCGCATTGTGCGCGTGCAGACCGGCGCCATTGTGAAGAGCGCACGGGTCACCGGCAAACAGGAAGAGTTCTTCGACCTGCAGCAGCGGTTGGTGAAGCAGCTGGTGAAGGACTTGGGCATTGCCCTCACCCCCGAGAGCGAGGCCAAGCTGGACGCGCGGCAAGCCTCCAATCGCATCGACGAACTGGATGCCATGGTGCGGCTGTCGAATGCCATGAGCCTGGCCGACGCCGGCGACTATGGCTCGGCCACCATGAAGATCGCGCCGGTGGTCGCCATGTATCCGAACAGCACCTTCGTGAAAATGACCGCGGACGAGATCAAGCGACGCGCCTCGCGGGCATCAGAGACCAAAGCGAAAACCAAGATCAACGAAGGCGTCAACAAACTGATCAAGAAGAAATGGCCGCCGGCGTAA
- a CDS encoding ATP-binding protein has protein sequence MRSLFICCALVAATLLARGPSVVHAQGVPATDRRSMWDVIPAGQRLQVYAERRIDAAAGLRASTVFAMELDRNGLPWLGADDGVYSYVGGQWRREVLPEGFENQQVRSLLLQGDGGRWVGTRRGLAYRPRGGAWKIFRQADGLAGDVVFSLAESRAIDGTPRVIAGTSRGVSYYNGERFVSLSLPAAMNPLGMMVSPGIAADGTPELWAASSLGGLARLHAGQWTLYGAAQGLTSPDVQFVLPQSGASGGRVFASGSAGVFVLDRAAGSDRFSRIPDSPRDVYRLAVVATMGDVDELWVGLKNGEVQRWRNESWRPLPTSISERHGTITLLKAVQGHGGGTAVYASSRSGYLVRLSHGVAGTLDVPNDQAASFISAVFAERGANGRDDLWVGTQDRGVLYVAADGRTQQFPLDRAVGEGLITQIQRISLAAPGATGAAAAAASAVVVLADGTPMRLRGGRFERLEQGLDGARVNQMARVTLPDGQNTLLAATTKGVRRWSGERWDAWWPHIADTLTAVADGREGATAVVYLGGRQRVQVVRGNDVRVETFPLANMAGVGLGAVRRICTTTSAGQSRIFALDSDHGVLWRTATNTEWQPLPGSLARVLSNLGVTDMACLSEGRIAVSTFTGLAVFDIAAPTPDKWRVLTQVSDADGLPANGVVSMATSSAANVVWVGTTFGVGLVDLSRASMLPPARLTLRISSEARGRTIGQDDVLGPDENDVHIEPMLLTFHREELTRFRVRLNGKAEWPSPTADVISDPVEGEWLDIPNRYYHDLAPGKYELSVWAYDWAGREYGPVQRSFSVLTPNWQTWPARIIYVLWGVLLLTIAYRWRVRTIRESAGQLLASERRARDSERRFRAIFEQALDGHLLLEDGKVQAGNAVAARLFGATSPESLEGKTVQSLFGEAATAPGVRVSGEWAIPQGDASVPVHFTITEVPAADRVLQHVVVRDLTEVRKAEAERAWFQAQVREAQKLESLGTLAGGVAHDFNNLLGVIRGNAELARTALKRGRSNDDNLGAILDASDRARDIVRQILTFSRRSTPTREYVNLSRLLLDLLPLLRRMIPRTVQLVIEGAEEQHLMMGDPTQLQQLLLNLVSNAEYAMRSKTNGLLTLSLTSRDVPDGQPHPSGRVVVLQVRDTGEGMSEDVRSRIFEPFFTTKPTGEGTGLGMAVVHGIVVSHEGRADVFSEEGQGTTFEIRFPEAVIEGLWDEDLDPTALLDDESASEPEPAGILEPREEGGEMLDVLEDSPYAGTTIVVVDDEPAVASVVERALQHYGHLVHVFNNPEAALHFIQQQPSSVDLLITDQTMPGMTGDLLAEAVHALRGDLPVLILTGFSHRLTPERIAAARAHAVMLKPVELAMLKKRVDEALSMTLRR, from the coding sequence ATGCGCTCGCTGTTCATCTGTTGTGCTCTCGTTGCGGCCACGCTGCTGGCTCGTGGCCCGTCGGTGGTCCACGCGCAGGGAGTGCCCGCCACGGACCGGCGATCCATGTGGGACGTCATCCCCGCCGGGCAGCGACTGCAGGTCTACGCTGAACGGCGAATTGACGCCGCGGCCGGGCTCAGGGCATCCACGGTGTTTGCTATGGAACTCGACCGGAACGGACTGCCTTGGCTGGGCGCCGACGACGGTGTGTATTCCTATGTTGGTGGCCAGTGGCGGCGGGAAGTCCTTCCCGAGGGGTTCGAGAACCAGCAAGTGCGCTCGCTCCTGTTGCAGGGGGATGGTGGACGATGGGTGGGGACGCGCCGTGGGCTCGCGTATCGTCCGCGCGGGGGCGCCTGGAAGATTTTTCGTCAGGCAGACGGGTTGGCTGGGGATGTGGTCTTCAGTCTTGCCGAGTCACGCGCTATCGATGGAACGCCGCGCGTCATCGCGGGAACGTCACGCGGCGTTTCGTATTACAACGGCGAGCGATTCGTGTCGCTGTCGTTGCCGGCCGCGATGAATCCGCTGGGCATGATGGTGTCGCCCGGCATTGCCGCTGACGGCACACCGGAGCTGTGGGCCGCCAGCTCGCTGGGCGGGCTGGCCCGACTGCATGCGGGGCAATGGACCTTGTATGGCGCGGCACAGGGGCTCACGTCGCCGGATGTGCAGTTTGTTCTGCCGCAGTCAGGAGCGAGCGGTGGTCGTGTCTTTGCCTCGGGTTCGGCTGGCGTATTTGTGCTGGACCGCGCCGCAGGGAGCGATCGCTTTTCTCGCATTCCCGACTCGCCTCGCGATGTCTACCGGCTCGCCGTGGTCGCCACCATGGGAGACGTCGATGAATTGTGGGTTGGGCTGAAGAACGGCGAGGTGCAACGCTGGCGCAATGAGTCCTGGCGCCCGTTACCCACCAGTATCTCGGAGCGACACGGAACCATCACGTTGCTCAAGGCCGTGCAGGGGCATGGTGGTGGCACGGCCGTCTATGCGTCTTCGCGCAGCGGGTATCTTGTACGCCTCTCGCACGGCGTGGCCGGAACGCTGGACGTTCCCAACGATCAGGCGGCGTCCTTTATCTCGGCGGTGTTTGCGGAACGCGGAGCCAACGGACGCGACGACTTGTGGGTGGGAACGCAGGATCGGGGCGTGTTGTATGTGGCCGCCGATGGTCGGACACAACAGTTCCCGCTGGACCGCGCGGTCGGCGAGGGACTCATTACCCAGATTCAGCGTATCTCGTTGGCCGCACCTGGCGCTACGGGGGCCGCTGCGGCAGCGGCTTCGGCCGTTGTGGTGCTGGCAGACGGCACACCGATGCGACTGCGTGGGGGGCGGTTCGAACGGTTGGAGCAGGGACTCGACGGCGCTCGCGTAAACCAGATGGCGCGGGTCACGCTGCCCGACGGCCAGAATACACTCCTTGCCGCCACCACGAAGGGTGTGCGGCGCTGGAGCGGTGAACGCTGGGATGCGTGGTGGCCTCACATCGCGGATACCCTCACCGCCGTGGCCGACGGCCGCGAGGGGGCGACCGCTGTGGTCTACCTCGGCGGTCGGCAACGCGTGCAGGTCGTGCGCGGCAATGACGTGCGGGTGGAGACGTTCCCGCTGGCGAACATGGCCGGAGTCGGTCTTGGTGCGGTCCGACGGATCTGCACCACCACCTCTGCCGGCCAGTCGCGGATTTTCGCCCTGGATAGTGACCATGGGGTGCTGTGGCGTACCGCGACGAACACCGAATGGCAGCCTCTTCCCGGGAGTCTCGCCCGCGTGCTGAGCAATCTCGGCGTGACGGATATGGCGTGCCTGAGCGAGGGACGGATCGCGGTGTCCACGTTTACTGGTTTGGCCGTTTTCGATATCGCGGCGCCCACGCCGGACAAGTGGCGGGTCTTGACCCAGGTGTCCGACGCCGACGGGTTGCCAGCCAATGGTGTGGTCAGTATGGCCACCAGCAGTGCTGCCAATGTCGTATGGGTGGGCACGACGTTTGGTGTCGGTCTGGTCGACCTGTCGCGTGCCTCGATGCTGCCGCCCGCTCGGTTGACGTTGCGGATTTCCTCCGAAGCACGCGGCAGAACCATCGGTCAGGATGATGTGCTCGGGCCGGATGAAAACGATGTGCACATTGAGCCCATGCTGCTCACCTTTCATCGCGAAGAACTGACGCGATTCAGGGTGCGGCTCAACGGCAAGGCCGAGTGGCCGTCGCCCACGGCCGACGTGATCAGTGATCCGGTGGAAGGGGAATGGCTCGATATTCCCAATCGGTATTACCACGATCTCGCCCCCGGCAAGTACGAGTTGTCCGTATGGGCATACGATTGGGCCGGTCGCGAGTACGGGCCGGTACAGCGCAGCTTCTCCGTGCTCACCCCCAATTGGCAGACGTGGCCCGCCCGCATCATTTATGTGCTGTGGGGAGTGTTACTGCTCACCATCGCCTATCGCTGGCGCGTGCGCACGATTCGCGAAAGTGCCGGGCAACTGTTGGCCAGTGAACGGCGCGCGCGTGACAGTGAGCGGCGCTTTCGCGCAATTTTTGAGCAGGCGCTTGATGGGCACCTGCTGCTGGAAGACGGCAAAGTGCAGGCGGGCAACGCGGTGGCAGCACGACTTTTCGGAGCGACATCTCCGGAGAGTCTGGAGGGAAAGACGGTACAATCCCTGTTTGGCGAGGCGGCTACTGCGCCGGGCGTTCGCGTCTCGGGGGAATGGGCCATCCCTCAGGGTGACGCTTCCGTGCCCGTGCACTTCACCATCACGGAGGTACCAGCGGCCGATCGTGTGTTGCAGCACGTGGTGGTGCGCGATCTGACGGAAGTGCGGAAGGCGGAAGCCGAGCGTGCTTGGTTTCAGGCACAGGTGCGGGAAGCGCAAAAGCTGGAATCGCTGGGCACGTTGGCCGGCGGCGTTGCGCACGACTTCAACAATCTGCTTGGCGTCATTCGTGGCAATGCCGAATTGGCCCGCACCGCACTGAAGCGCGGGCGGAGCAACGACGATAATCTGGGGGCCATTCTCGACGCCTCCGATCGTGCGCGCGATATCGTGCGGCAGATCCTGACGTTCTCGCGGCGATCCACACCCACGCGTGAGTATGTGAATCTGTCGCGCCTGTTGCTCGATTTGCTGCCTTTGCTGCGGCGCATGATTCCGCGCACGGTGCAGCTGGTCATTGAGGGCGCCGAAGAACAGCATCTCATGATGGGTGATCCCACCCAATTACAGCAGCTGTTGCTGAATCTGGTGTCCAATGCCGAATACGCGATGCGCAGCAAGACCAATGGTCTTCTCACCTTGTCGCTGACATCGCGTGACGTGCCGGACGGGCAACCGCACCCCAGTGGGCGGGTGGTCGTGTTGCAGGTGCGGGATACCGGAGAGGGTATGTCGGAGGACGTCCGTTCCCGGATCTTCGAGCCCTTCTTCACCACCAAGCCTACCGGTGAAGGGACCGGCCTGGGCATGGCCGTGGTGCACGGCATTGTGGTGTCGCACGAGGGACGTGCCGACGTCTTCAGTGAGGAGGGGCAGGGGACTACCTTCGAGATTCGCTTTCCGGAAGCGGTCATAGAAGGGCTCTGGGACGAGGATCTCGACCCCACGGCGCTGCTCGACGACGAGTCAGCCAGCGAGCCGGAGCCCGCAGGAATCCTGGAGCCTCGCGAAGAGGGAGGGGAGATGCTCGACGTGCTCGAGGACAGTCCGTATGCTGGCACCACCATTGTGGTGGTCGATGACGAGCCGGCAGTGGCCAGCGTGGTGGAGCGTGCGCTGCAGCACTATGGCCATCTGGTGCACGTCTTCAATAATCCGGAGGCGGCACTGCACTTCATTCAGCAGCAACCCTCCTCGGTTGATCTGCTCATCACGGACCAGACGATGCCGGGGATGACCGGGGACCTGCTGGCCGAAGCGGTTCATGCGCTGCGTGGCGACTTGCCCGTGCTCATTCTCACGGGATTCAGTCACCGGCTGACGCCTGAGCGGATTGCAGCGGCGCGCGCCCACGCCGTGATGCTCAAACCCGTGGAACTGGCCATGCTGAAAAAGCGGGTGGACGAGGCCCTGTCAATGACGCTGCGGCGCTGA
- a CDS encoding PPK2 family polyphosphate kinase, producing the protein MRLHAVEGSERVPLGNKAARVDGAPDKKELEALTRELLTQLTDLQDAFHADGRHSLLLILQGRDASGKDGVIKSVYGAFNPTGVRVAAFGPPTALELRHDFLWRVHQVVPPRGMIGVFNRSHYEDVLAVRVRKLAPESIWKERFEQINHFESMLHANGVVIRKCFLHISQDEQRERLLSRLDDPRKNWKFRVEDLDDRALWDDYTEAYRDVLSKCSTPSAPWYVVPSDEKAVRNYLVAQMLVDTLQALHPTYPSMQPAVRDAARNFT; encoded by the coding sequence TTGCGACTGCATGCCGTGGAGGGCTCCGAGCGGGTCCCTCTTGGGAACAAGGCGGCGCGCGTTGACGGGGCACCGGACAAGAAGGAACTCGAGGCGCTGACGCGTGAGCTGCTGACGCAGCTGACTGATCTGCAGGACGCCTTTCACGCTGATGGCCGTCACTCCCTCCTGCTCATTCTGCAGGGGCGTGACGCGTCGGGGAAAGATGGCGTCATCAAGAGCGTGTACGGGGCGTTCAATCCTACCGGCGTACGTGTTGCGGCGTTTGGCCCGCCCACTGCGCTGGAGCTCCGACATGATTTTCTCTGGCGAGTCCATCAGGTCGTGCCGCCGCGCGGCATGATCGGCGTCTTCAACCGCTCACACTATGAAGATGTGTTGGCGGTGCGCGTCCGCAAGCTGGCGCCGGAATCGATCTGGAAAGAGCGCTTCGAGCAGATCAATCATTTCGAGTCCATGCTGCACGCCAATGGGGTGGTCATCCGGAAGTGTTTTCTGCACATCTCGCAGGACGAACAGCGCGAGCGGTTGCTCTCGCGCCTGGATGATCCGCGGAAGAACTGGAAGTTCCGTGTGGAGGACCTGGACGACCGTGCGTTGTGGGACGATTACACCGAGGCGTACCGGGATGTGCTGAGCAAATGCAGCACGCCGTCCGCCCCGTGGTATGTTGTGCCGTCCGATGAAAAGGCGGTCCGCAATTACCTCGTGGCCCAAATGCTCGTCGACACTCTGCAAGCGCTGCACCCGACCTATCCGTCCATGCAGCCGGCGGTGCGCGACGCCGCGCGGAACTTCACATAG
- a CDS encoding pyridoxamine 5'-phosphate oxidase family protein, producing the protein MPTFSVLTTPECQALLASQNVGRLAFTFRDRVDIEPVHYVYHEGYIWGRTQHGTKVQILAHHPWVAFEVDKVDALFTWQSVVVHGRVEFPDPDGSVQDQERFALGVQVVRSLVPEAFGPNDPTPDRDLVFMLPAEDMQGRSAHSGKR; encoded by the coding sequence ATGCCGACATTTTCCGTGCTGACCACGCCAGAGTGCCAGGCGCTGCTCGCCTCACAGAACGTTGGGCGTCTCGCCTTTACGTTCCGTGACCGGGTGGATATTGAACCCGTGCACTACGTGTATCATGAAGGCTACATCTGGGGGCGTACCCAGCACGGCACCAAAGTGCAAATTCTCGCACACCATCCCTGGGTCGCGTTTGAAGTGGATAAAGTCGACGCGTTGTTCACCTGGCAGAGCGTGGTGGTGCACGGTCGCGTGGAATTTCCTGATCCGGACGGCAGTGTGCAGGATCAGGAGCGGTTCGCACTGGGGGTGCAGGTAGTTCGATCCCTTGTGCCCGAGGCTTTCGGTCCCAACGATCCCACGCCAGATCGTGACCTCGTGTTCATGCTGCCTGCCGAAGACATGCAGGGGCGCTCCGCACACTCCGGGAAGCGCTGA
- a CDS encoding cation diffusion facilitator family transporter has product MTSLPTPVVVDAQASQRLAQVGLAINALLAIVKLVAGLLGNAYALVADAIESGTDMVGSLVVWSGLRIASRDPDERYPFGYGRAEALAGAVVAVLMLGAAVGIAIEAIQEIRTPHHAPAPWTLAVLAGVIVVKEVLAKRVLRASEASGSVAVAADGWHHRADAITSAAAFIGVTVAILGGPGWEPADDWAALVAAGIIVINGTLLLRTAFSDLMDRAPAPLIHDQISSAALATSGVMAIEKLKIRKTGTAFYVDIHVQAEPTMSLHDAHILSGRVKSAIRQRIPAAAGVLIHMEPFEPREVS; this is encoded by the coding sequence ATGACATCTTTGCCCACTCCAGTGGTCGTTGACGCGCAGGCGTCGCAACGGCTCGCGCAGGTCGGTCTGGCCATCAACGCCCTGCTGGCCATTGTGAAACTGGTGGCTGGATTGTTGGGCAATGCCTACGCTTTGGTGGCCGATGCCATTGAAAGCGGTACGGATATGGTTGGTTCGCTGGTGGTCTGGAGCGGGCTGCGGATTGCCAGTCGGGATCCCGACGAGCGTTATCCCTTTGGCTATGGCCGGGCGGAGGCGTTGGCAGGCGCCGTGGTGGCGGTGCTGATGCTCGGGGCGGCGGTCGGCATCGCGATTGAAGCCATTCAGGAAATTCGCACTCCACACCATGCGCCAGCCCCCTGGACCCTCGCGGTTCTGGCCGGCGTCATCGTGGTGAAAGAGGTGCTGGCCAAGCGCGTGCTCCGGGCCAGCGAGGCCAGTGGCAGTGTGGCCGTCGCGGCCGATGGCTGGCATCATCGTGCCGATGCCATCACATCGGCGGCGGCGTTCATCGGGGTGACCGTTGCCATCCTGGGCGGCCCCGGATGGGAGCCCGCCGATGATTGGGCGGCGCTCGTCGCCGCCGGCATCATCGTCATCAATGGGACGCTCTTGCTGCGTACCGCATTCAGTGATCTTATGGATCGGGCACCGGCACCGCTGATCCATGATCAGATCTCGTCGGCCGCGCTGGCTACCAGCGGTGTCATGGCGATTGAAAAGCTCAAGATCCGCAAGACCGGCACGGCCTTCTACGTGGATATCCACGTGCAGGCAGAGCCCACCATGTCGTTGCACGATGCACATATTCTGTCCGGACGGGTAAAGTCGGCGATTCGCCAGCGAATACCTGCGGCAGCCGGTGTACTCATTCACATGGAGCCGTTCGAACCCCGGGAGGTCTCATGA
- a CDS encoding lysophospholipid acyltransferase family protein, whose protein sequence is MSTPASGPPAAPSHTLSHRAEYFATRLAVGALNLLGWRGASWVGARLARLAYRPFGIRAGVVERQIAAAFPDLSREAVLDLAARSYESLGRTSIETAILPGTSREAILARVERVEGWHYVEEALAKGRGIIAVTGHLGNWEFAGAYVAARGVPIDAVTRGAANKLFEAYVTKTREGIGMSVIHDKDAVRRAPRALRENHLVALVADHDALGLASTFVPFFGRPAKTPRGPAVFALRFDSPVLFMTGVRQPSGRYAFIVKPVDVALTGDREVDVEAIVLRYTQMLEEMVREYPDQYFWQHRRWRRQPPDTPPHLREP, encoded by the coding sequence ATGAGCACGCCAGCCAGTGGCCCACCCGCGGCCCCCTCGCATACCCTGTCGCATCGGGCAGAGTATTTCGCGACTCGCCTCGCCGTTGGCGCCCTCAACCTGCTGGGCTGGCGAGGGGCCAGTTGGGTTGGCGCCCGCCTCGCGCGCCTGGCCTACCGCCCGTTTGGAATTCGCGCCGGCGTGGTGGAGCGGCAGATTGCCGCCGCCTTCCCGGACCTCTCGCGGGAGGCCGTGCTGGATCTCGCCGCTCGCTCGTACGAAAGCCTCGGGCGCACGTCCATCGAAACCGCCATTCTTCCCGGCACGTCACGCGAGGCCATTCTGGCGCGCGTGGAACGGGTGGAAGGATGGCACTACGTGGAGGAGGCGCTCGCCAAAGGGCGTGGCATCATTGCGGTAACCGGGCACCTCGGCAACTGGGAGTTTGCCGGCGCTTATGTGGCCGCCCGAGGCGTTCCCATTGATGCCGTGACTCGTGGCGCGGCCAACAAACTCTTCGAGGCATACGTCACGAAGACGCGGGAAGGCATTGGCATGTCGGTGATCCACGACAAGGACGCCGTGCGACGTGCCCCACGCGCACTGCGGGAGAATCACCTCGTCGCTCTGGTGGCCGACCATGATGCGCTGGGGTTGGCCAGTACCTTCGTCCCCTTCTTCGGGCGGCCGGCCAAAACCCCGCGCGGCCCTGCGGTCTTTGCGCTGCGCTTTGATTCGCCCGTGCTCTTCATGACCGGCGTTCGCCAACCCAGCGGGCGGTACGCCTTCATTGTCAAACCCGTGGACGTCGCACTCACCGGCGACCGCGAGGTGGATGTCGAGGCCATCGTGCTGCGGTACACGCAGATGCTCGAAGAGATGGTCCGCGAGTATCCCGATCAGTATTTCTGGCAGCATCGACGGTGGCGCCGACAGCCCCCTGACACCCCTCCGCACCTGCGCGAGCCCTGA
- the mtgA gene encoding monofunctional biosynthetic peptidoglycan transglycosylase — protein MRIARALLLLAVAPIPLILLFAVINPPVTMVMLGRVVQRVGAGERPYWPAHTPIARSDMTPSVRRAVLASEDDRFYLHNGIDFVELNNALDRRKRGGKLRGASTLTQQVAKNIFLWNGRSFIRKGMEAYLTVLLEIFLTKERLLDLYLNLAEWGPNQFGIEAGAQHHFRKSASRLTRDEAARMAAILPSPRKWSPRGPIASRRVGAILGRMQYAAPRTEEVK, from the coding sequence GTGCGCATCGCGCGTGCATTGCTGCTGCTTGCCGTTGCCCCTATCCCGCTCATCCTGCTGTTCGCCGTCATCAACCCGCCCGTCACCATGGTGATGCTGGGGCGCGTCGTGCAGCGGGTGGGCGCCGGTGAGCGCCCGTATTGGCCAGCGCACACTCCCATCGCCCGCAGCGACATGACGCCGTCCGTGCGTCGGGCGGTGTTGGCGTCGGAAGATGACCGGTTCTATCTGCACAACGGCATTGATTTTGTGGAACTCAACAATGCCCTCGATCGCCGCAAACGCGGGGGCAAGTTGCGCGGTGCCAGTACGCTCACCCAGCAGGTGGCCAAGAACATCTTCCTCTGGAACGGACGCTCCTTCATCCGCAAAGGCATGGAGGCCTATCTCACGGTCCTGCTGGAAATTTTCCTCACCAAAGAGCGTCTGCTCGACCTGTATCTCAATCTGGCCGAGTGGGGCCCCAATCAGTTTGGCATCGAGGCCGGTGCGCAGCACCATTTCCGCAAGAGCGCCTCGCGCCTGACGCGCGACGAGGCCGCCCGGATGGCCGCCATTCTGCCGTCCCCTCGCAAATGGTCGCCGCGTGGCCCCATTGCCAGTCGTCGCGTCGGCGCCATTCTGGGACGCATGCAATACGCCGCGCCGCGCACCGAAGAAGTGAAGTAG
- a CDS encoding beta-ketoacyl-ACP reductase, whose amino-acid sequence MHIELTSRVAIVTGGANGIGVATARRLAASGAHVVIWDRVPDAGARVVAELTDAGHRALFIATDVTNRASVEAAVAQTVAACGGIDVLINNAGITRDAQLVKVKDGAASGGMSEADFDAVIDVNLKGVFNCTQAVVPYLVQRGGGRIVNASSVVALNGNFGQTNYVATKAGVIGMTKVWARELGKRGITVNAVAPGFIATEMTAKMPAAALEGMQAHTPVGRLGSPEDVANAYCFLVSDQAAFINGAVLTVDGGLVIGT is encoded by the coding sequence ATGCATATCGAACTTACCTCACGCGTCGCGATTGTGACGGGCGGCGCAAACGGAATTGGCGTGGCAACCGCGCGGCGTCTGGCCGCCAGCGGAGCTCACGTGGTCATCTGGGACCGTGTTCCTGACGCTGGCGCACGCGTTGTGGCCGAACTCACCGATGCCGGGCATCGGGCCCTGTTTATTGCTACTGATGTCACAAACCGCGCCAGCGTGGAAGCAGCGGTCGCGCAGACCGTTGCGGCGTGTGGCGGGATTGACGTGCTCATCAACAACGCCGGCATTACCAGGGACGCACAGTTGGTCAAGGTCAAGGATGGCGCCGCGAGCGGTGGCATGAGCGAGGCGGACTTTGACGCGGTGATTGACGTGAACCTCAAAGGGGTCTTCAACTGCACGCAGGCCGTGGTGCCGTATCTGGTGCAGCGCGGCGGCGGCCGTATCGTGAACGCCTCGTCGGTGGTTGCCCTGAACGGCAACTTCGGACAGACCAACTATGTGGCGACCAAAGCCGGCGTCATTGGCATGACCAAGGTGTGGGCACGCGAGCTGGGAAAGCGCGGCATTACCGTGAACGCCGTGGCCCCTGGGTTCATTGCTACCGAAATGACCGCCAAGATGCCCGCGGCCGCACTCGAGGGGATGCAGGCGCATACCCCGGTCGGTCGGCTCGGTTCACCGGAGGATGTGGCGAATGCCTATTGTTTCCTCGTGTCCGATCAGGCCGCGTTCATCAACGGGGCCGTGTTGACCGTGGATGGTGGCCTCGTGATCGGAACCTGA